In Uloborus diversus isolate 005 unplaced genomic scaffold, Udiv.v.3.1 scaffold_929, whole genome shotgun sequence, a genomic segment contains:
- the LOC129234027 gene encoding galactosylgalactosylxylosylprotein 3-beta-glucuronosyltransferase 3-like produces the protein NDLMKSVLDVLKGEPQCTKLLTVVQETIVLNEKKPKIYVITPTYARPVQKAELTRLSHTLLLVPNIHWIVVEDSVNKTALVVNLLQKSKLSYTHLYTPTPLPMKMSKDDPSWLKPKGVLQRNLALSWLRKHALSSEKGVVYFADDDNTYDLDLFEEMRYTERVSVWPVGLVGGLMVEKPLVKNGKVTGWNTIWKPNRPFPLDMAGFAVNVTLLLQHPEAAFSLSVPRGYQESKLLKDLVKIEQLEPKANNCTKVLVWHTRTEYPKLKQEWKLKTRSDFGIEV, from the exons AATGATCTCATGAAAAGTGTGCTTGATGTGTTGAAGGGAGAGCCACAGTGTACCAAACTTCTTACAGTTGTGCAGGAGactattgttttaaatgaaaaaaagccaaaaatataCGTAATTACTCCAACATATGCAAGACCAGTTCAAAAGGCAGAATTAACTAGATTATCACATACTCTATTACTT gtACCTAATATTCATTGGATTGTTGTGGAAGATTCTGTAAATAAAACAGCTTTAGTGGTTAATTTGTTGCAAAAGTCAAAATTGTCATATACACATTTGTATACACCAACTCCATTGCctatgaaaatgtcaaaagatgATCCCAGCTGGCTGAAACCTAAAGGTGTTTTGCAACGAAATTTAGCCTTGAGTTGGCTGAGGAAACATGCACTCTCTTcggaaaaaggggttgtatattttGCTGATGATGACAATACTTATGATTTGGATCTTTTCGAAGAA ATGAGGTATACTGAAAGAGTTTCTGTATGGCCTGTAGGACTTGTTGGTGGTCTAATGGTTGAAAAGCCACtagtaaaaaatggaaaagttaCTGGTTGGAATACTATTTGGAAACCAAACAGGCCATTTCCTCTTGACATGGCAGGTTTTGCAGTAAATGTTACTTTGTTACTGCAACATCCAGAAGCAGCGTTTAGTCTATCTGTTCCTCGAGGATACCAAGAAAGTAAACTTCTGAAAGATTTAGTTAAAATTGAACAGCTTGAACCAAAAGCCAACAATTGCACCAAG GTTCTAGTTTGGCATACAAGAACAGAATATCCAAAATTAAAGCAGGAATGGAAATTAAAAACACGATCTGATTTCGGCATAGAAGTTTGA